Below is a genomic region from Meleagris gallopavo isolate NT-WF06-2002-E0010 breed Aviagen turkey brand Nicholas breeding stock chromosome 5, Turkey_5.1, whole genome shotgun sequence.
TGGGTGTTTGTCAAAAGTAAAAACGTTACTCCTTCAGTGATTTAGTTTTGTGCTTTAATTAACAAGAGGTGTATGTGTGAGCTtggaagaatgtttttaaaatgttctttattttaagtTTAGTACTCAAATGTATGCTGAGGCaacaacttcattttcagaaaggCCTATTCTGCAGTTTGGAAACAGAAGAATATGCagggttttcttgtttgtttcgTTTTAGGAGTTGTGAAACTCTTCCTTAAAGCATAGCATTAGAACTTTGACGCTTTATTTCCTTGTGTGTTCATGTATCTGTTTCACAGGATGATTAcgttttccttttggaaaacaaTTTAAAGTTCTGCAGGTGATGGTAGTCCTGCTGTTCATTTGATTAAATTGAATTTATCTTTTCCTTAAGGAAGTTTTCTTCATTGCCTGGGGTGGGGAATAATGGAAGCTGAATTGCCTGTCTGAATAGCTTATattattaaaactttttttaatacctAATCTGCTTTCCACTGATTTTTAGTTCCTTTGTTTGCCTTATGTATAAATACAGTTATTATTCCTAAATACCAAGGAATTTAGGTACAGTTTTGATATATTGATGGTTGGATTGATTCTAGTGAAGTCAAAAGTACTCCTAGCTTAGGTCTAGGATTTTACTGTTCTGACACTCAGCGGAGCTGTTTATCctacttattttaatttaacCTGCAATCCATTTCATTATGCATAAATGGCTCACTACTTCAGAGTGAATAAGGATGAAGTTCTTAAAACATCTTGATCACTTATTAGCTTATAATTAAGGAGAAAATAGTCTTCAGTTTCTGTAGCTACCTGTCTGAAACTGTTGTTGGTGCATTTTATTCCCTAGCAATCTTTGAAAGCAGGCGCAATGAATTTGCAGAGCAGATTAACAAAATGGAGGCCAGGCCCAGAAGACAAtctatgaaggaaaaagaacagcaggaggtgcagaatgaagaaaagaaggaagaacagaacaAGGAGCAGGAAGAGGGTAAGGTGGTTCAGCAGGTGGAAGAGTTGGAGACAGGTAATCAGCACAATGATGTAGAAATGGAAGAGGtaggggaggagaagggaaaaataggTTCAGGGCATAGTGATGCAGAGAAAGAACAGgaagaggaagaacagaaacatgaaataGAGATTAAAGTAGAAGAGGCTGCTGAGGTGAGGGAGAATGACAAGCAGCAGGATGGTCAGCACGAAGAGGTCACAGTtgtaaaagaggaaaatgaaaatattcagccAGTGGATAATGAGCAGGATATGGCTGAAGTGAATGAGGCAGATAGCGTAGAACCTGTAGATAATGAGAATGGCAAAGAAGTGGAACCAGAAATGGAATGTGATGCTCAGCCAGAAAAAGCGTGTGATATTCCTTCTCctgaaaaggagaaagttatcaaaacagaaactgaagccGAACCCGAAGAAAAACAGGAGCGGGCATCTGAAGCTCAGCCAGAACCCATGGCTGAGGCCTTATCTCACCCACAGTCTGTGCCACCACCACAGTCACCTCAGTTATCTCAGTCTGTTCAGGATACAGAGCCCCAGGCAGACAAAGATGAAAATGCTGTGGTGTCTGTAAAGGTCGAGGCACAGGCAGAGCAGAATCAGGCACTgagtgcagaaataaaaaataagactAGAAGTAGAAGCAGGGGTAGGGCAGGGAACAAAGCTGCTAAGAGTCATAGtcgcagcagcagcagcagtagtaGCAGTAGTACTTCAAGCAGCACTAGTAGTGGAAGTAGTTCCAGCACTGGCAGCACTAGCAGTCGGAGTagttccagcagcagcagcacaagtgGAAGTACTAGCAGGGACAGTAGCAGCAGTAGCTCTACAAGTAGTGAAAGTAGAAGTCGGAGCAGAGGAAGAGGTcataacagaaacagaaaacgCAGGAGGAGTGCAGAAAGGAAGCGAAGGGATGCTTCAGGAGTAGATAGAAGTCACAAGTCCTCGAAAGGTGGGAGTAGAGATGCAAAAAGTTCGAAGGATAAAAGTTCAAGATCTGACCGAAAGAGATCTATATCAGAAAGTAGTCGGTCAGGCAGGAGAACTTCACGGAGTGAAAGAGACCGTAAATCAGACAGGAAAGACAAAAGGCGTTAACAGAAGAGACCAAGCTTCCTTAGTCTAATCTTTGCAGCAGAAGATTATTTGAGTGAAAGGATTCCTTgtaaggagaaggagaaggctGCCTTAAGAATTGCATGCTGTAAaaaatcttttggaaaaatGCAGACTGTTTACCAGGCATTCTTGTACTTTTTACATAATTTTGTAAAAGGTTACCTACCAAAATTATGTGAAGTtcctgaaaatgtaaaaataaaagattaacactcctttgcatctcttttttttttaatattctgtattCATTAAGATCCTCTGTATATTTTAATAGGCAAATCTTTAAGTTGGTGTGATCACTTTTTCTGTATCATAAGCtttttttgtagaaataaaTGTGCGTTTTAAATAAATTGAGATGTCTTGTTGACACTTAAATTCCCCTCTTAGACCGGATGTAAGGAGGCAATATTGCAGGAAACgtaaaattttgcttttccccCTCTATTTCTTGCAATAATGGGAAACTTAAGGTTCTCTAATCTCTCCAATGCTAGATGGGAAGGGAAAGTAATTGCTTTGAATCTatgcctttttgttttcttctgtaatcaCAAATTCTTAGTCAATTCTATATTCCAGTTCTATGAAACTTTTTCCTATCTATAGGCAAGCAGTGATTAAATGTGAACACTTAAAGCTGACCAAGATAGCTCAAGTCAGTCTGGAATACTGCTCTCACCTGCTTTCTGCAGGTACTTTGGTAGTGTACATTTATGTTTTGAGGTAGTTGATATGTTTAGTAATGCTCCTTGCTTTGATGGACAGTGAGAGAAAGACTTCAGCTCACTTCTCAACCAAGAATATGTTTTAGTTGCAGTCCTATCTTTGATCCCTTCATGCCACTAGGAATAATTACATTGCAGTGTTGGAGTTACTCGGGACTACGTAATACTGACATTGTGTGCGTGCAAGATTGTTTCCTGAATGTATTTAATACAACATGAAGTGGTATGTTATCTATGAAGAGGAATTCTGTTTTATATAATTTTGTATGAAGAACAATAACATCTGTTGCTGTGTTCTGTACATGTGCAAATAAATGTGGCTTTGTAGACTACTCTCAATGCCTATGTCTGTTTCTGTAAGACAAGTGTACTGCCTTCGTATGCATAAAACATGTATCATAACTGCAGGTGACTGTACCTTAGTTCTGTATCTGAAATAATTCTTAAAGGTTCTAATTCATGTCTAATAACTGAATGTGAAACACCGCTATCGTTTGGACTGTTTGGGTGGGAAGAGAACTCATCTTCTGCAGAACCACAGTCTGGGGAGACCTGGAGAGATTTCCAAATGGAAACGAGCAATAAGTTGATTTTAATTCATCAAATAGTATACATACACTTTTCTGGAACATGATATGCATAGTGGTAGTTAGGGAGGGTGTTACTTCTTAAACACTTCTGTACTTGGAGTAGAGAGAGTGAAGTTGGGATTTCTTCCAGCACGGATATAAACGCTGGAAGAGCTCCTCAGGTTTCTTTTCTCAATGAGTTCTGTATGTTATTCAGATTCTTCATCCATCCACTATCTCGATATCCCATCTTCTCTGCTGCTCTACAAATGAGATTCCTTTTTACCTCTCAGAAGTCGTCTGCCATACCTTCAGAAGAAAGTGATCAGTGTGTTTTTTTCGGTGTGGGTTTGgattggttttttgtttgtttttgagcCAAAATGTTCAAATGTCTTAAGGTGTTAAACAGCAGCTTACCACAAGGAACACATTTTTATAATGTATAGCTGAATGCGTGTTACTGCCTTGCATGTTTCTAAAGGCAATTTGAAATGAAGAGTTAGCAGAAgccattttaattttctttttttgttgttgagaTGTATATTTTGAAGATTTGTCTTTTTAAGCTGGAGAGATCCAATTTTGAGTAATACATTTTGTAGGTTTATTGAGGGGATTTTAATAGCTAATGCTGTAGTTACACAAAGCTGCAgaaggaggctgcttctcaaAAGCTATATTAACAGCATGGATAGTTAAGTGGGAACTCCTGGTATGTAATGAAGGGAACAGGTTGAGTACATTGAGAACATTCTAATTTTGTGTTTCAGGTTACTATTTAAGCAATATATTCTTGACAAGGTGAGAATACAggtattttgttgctgttacaAAGCAGGAGATGTGCTTCATAGTTCAGTGCTCCTTTCAAGAAACAACTGCCACTACTTAACTGGGCTGGAATTGATTCTGCTACGTAAAAATGTTGGTATCTGATACATTTCTGAGAACAAAGTTTTCTAAGAGCTAGATATTCCAATCAATATTCTACTGGTGTAGTAGTATAACATAACAGTATGCTATTAGCACAGTATTGCAGAAAGACTCTtgtacctaaaaaaaaaaagttttatttttagtaatttAGTTACATTTCAAAGTTCTCCCCTCtcacacagaaacatttttataacaGTAGATAGAACTGTGCATTCTCTTAGCCAGAGATGATTTCAGAGTTATGGATAAGACTGAGATCATGAGTgaaatttccttcttctgttccAAGACTACTATTTCAAATAGTGGAAACTGAATATATATTTCAATATTCCATAAATAGATAAAGACTGAATTTGGTGAAACAGTTTTGGGGTTCTGGGAATTAAATGCAGATAACACGTGACTAGAAtgtcattaaaatgttttgtttcctttccttgtaGTGATGAGTAGAGATGTAAAAACAAATACCCTGATCTCATTTCACTCAAGTAAT
It encodes:
- the PNN gene encoding pinin, with protein sequence GPGGAAERCAVFRRPPQNRLLALSGPGGGRGRGSLLLRRGFSDSGGGPPAKQRDLEGASSRLGGERRTRRESRQESDGEDDDIKKPALPSSVVATSKERTRRDLIQDQNMDEKGKQRNRRIFGLLMGTLQKFKQESTVATERQKRRQEIEQKLEVQAEEERKQVENERRELFEERRAKQTELRLLEQKVELAQLQEEWNEHNAKIIKYIRTKTKPHLFYIPGRMCPATQKLMEESQKKMNAIFESRRNEFAEQINKMEARPRRQSMKEKEQQEVQNEEKKEEQNKEQEEGKVVQQVEELETGNQHNDVEMEEVGEEKGKIGSGHSDAEKEQEEEEQKHEIEIKVEEAAEVRENDKQQDGQHEEVTVVKEENENIQPVDNEQDMAEVNEADSVEPVDNENGKEVEPEMECDAQPEKACDIPSPEKEKVIKTETEAEPEEKQERASEAQPEPMAEALSHPQSVPPPQSPQLSQSVQDTEPQADKDENAVVSVKVEAQAEQNQALSAEIKNKTRSRSRGRAGNKAAKSHSRSSSSSSSSSTSSSTSSGSSSSTGSTSSRSSSSSSSTSGSTSRDSSSSSSTSSESRSRSRGRGHNRNRKRRRSAERKRRDASGVDRSHKSSKGGSRDAKSSKDKSSRSDRKRSISESSRSGRRTSRSERDRKSDRKDKRR